ACACGGGCTTATCCAATGCTTTCTAGGTGGGCTAAAAAAAGAGATACTTTTGCGATACCAGATAGTCTACTATCAGACGCTAAGATCATCGCGATTGCGATCGCCACCGCGATAAAAAGCGTTACACCGCCAATCATCAAGATGAAAGACGTTTAGCGCCTGCCCATTGTACTCAATGGCTGTCCCAGAGGTGATAAACCGTTGAAATTTAGCTAAAATTTTGCCAACCCCTGGCCCCAGTAGCCGCCCACCTTATTTTTTCCTGTTCACCTTCTCCCCCAATCTTAGCCATGGCGAGCAACATCACCGAAAAGTATTACCGACCCCGCCTTTGGATTTACGGCCTTTCGGGGCTGCTGTTTATCTTGGCAGGGGGATTATTGCTCATGCCCCGCTTTGACCGCTGGCTTGTGGCGCGGCAAACAGCGGCGGCAGCCCAGACCCAAGCCCAAGAAACCGTTGATCCGACGATCGCCCTATTGGAAAAAGACCAGCAGAGCTATGAAATTTGGCTAGAAAAAGAACCGACCAACGAGCGAGCGTTGAGAGGGCTACTGGACACGAGTCTCAAGTTAGATGATCTCACCGCAGCGGCAACGGCCCTTGAGGGATTGGCCCAAGTACATAGCGAAAACGCTGACTATCTGGTGCTACTGGGTCAAGTGAAACAGGAAGCAAAAGATTATGAAGGGGCAGCGGCCACCTACAGAAAAATTCTCCTCACAGATCCGACTCATATCAATGCGCTCCAGGGCATGGTGGATCTACTGCTGGTACAAAATCGTCCAGAGGGAGCAATTGAGTTGCTGCAAACCACCCTCCGGGAGATGGGCCAACTGACCGAGGAAGAAACCATTGAAATTGATCCCCAAAAGGTGACTTCGATTCAACTGATGCTTGGCCAGATCTATGCTGCCCAAAAACGCTTCGGGGAGGCGATCGCCATCTATGACCAGGCGGCCTCGGTGAACAAAACAGACTTTCGGCCTATTTTGGCCAAGGCAATTGTCCTAAAAAATCAGGGTAACGAAGCGGCGGCCAAGCCGTTTTTTCTCAATGCGATCGCCTTAGCTCCCGCCACTTATAAAGATCAAATCAAAGATATGGCTGTTCTGAGTGAAGCAGATCTTAAAACCCTAGAAACATTGTCCCCCGTGGAAACGGAAGCGACTCCCGAAACAGCACCTCCAGAATAACAACCAAATTTCCCGAGGGCGATCGCCTATAATTTCGATCTGAAATTCTCCGCCCCAAGCCATGTCTGACGCCATCGAAACCCGCCTGACCCAACTGCGATCGCAACTCCAAAAAGCGGCCTATGCTTACTATGTCCTCGATGCGCCGTTCATGGAAGATGCCGTCTATGACCAGCTTTACCGGGAACTAGCAGATCTAGAAGCGCAATACCCCCAACTGATCACCCCCGACAGCCCCACCCAGCGCGTCGGTGACAAACCGGCTAGCCAATTCACCAGTGTCAAGCACAATATTCCCCTCTACAGTCTGGAGAATGCCTTTGATTTTGGTGAACTAAGCCAATGGGAACAAAAGTGGCAACGGGCCTTAGAGGGTGAGGTTCCCCATCATTCCGATTATGTGTGTGAACTAAAAATTGACGGCTCGGCGATCGCCCTCACCTACGAAAACGGCCTGTTGGTGCGGGGGGTAACCCGGGGTGACGGGGTAACAGGGGAAGATATCACCGCCAATATCCGTACCATTCGCACCATTCCGTTACGGCTAAACCTGAAGAATCCCCCGCCCATTGTGGAGGTGCGCGGGGAGGCATTCTTACCCTTAGATACCTTTGAAAAGATCAACCAAGAGCGGGAAAAAGCAGGCGAAAATTTATTTGCCAACCCCAGAAATGCCGCCGCCGGGACCCTTCGCCAACTGGATGCGCGCATTGTGGCAGACCGTAAACTCGACTTTTTTGCCTATACCCTACATCTGCCTGAAACAGAGGTGCAGGCACAGCCCATGACCCAGTGGAAAGCCCTAGAATTACTGCAAAAAATGGGCTTTCGGGTTAATCCTAACCGGGAACTATGTTCGGATTTACAGGCGGTAAAAACTTACTTTGAGAAATGGGATGATGGGCGAAAAAAGCTCTCTTATCTCACCGATGGCGTAGTGGTGAAGCTGAATGATTTTGCCCTCCAGCAGGCATTGGGTTTTACCCAAAAGTTTCCCCGGTGGGCGATCGCCTTAAAATATGCTGCCGAAGAAGCCCCCACCGTGGTCAAAGAGATCATCGTCAATGTGGGCAGAACTGGCGCGGTGACCCCCATGGCCGTGATGGAACCGGTGCAATTGGCCGGCACCATTGTGCAGCGGGCCACCCTCCACAATGCTGACCGGATCCAAGAACTAGATATCCGCGTCGGGGATACGGTGGTGATCCGGAAGGCGGGGGAAATTATCCCCGAGGTGCTTAGGGTGCTGCCCGATCTGCGCCCCGAAAAGGCGATCGCCTACGAATTTCCCCAGCATTGCCCCGAATGTGGCTCGGCACTAGTGCGCCCCCAGGGAGAAGTGGTTGCCCGCTGTGTGAATAGCTCCTGTCCGGCGATCTTGCGGGGCTCTCTCGTTCATTGGGCCAGCCGTGATGCCCTCGATATTCAGGGTCTAGGCGAAAAAAATGTGATTCTTCTAATTGATCATGGCCTGGTTCATTCCATCGCCGATATTTATGACCTCACCGTGACCCAAATCGAAGCCCTCCCCCGCCTCGGCCAAAAATCGGCGGAAAAATTAGTCGAGGCGATCGCTTCGTCGAAAAATCAAGATTATGCCCGGGTTTTATATGGCTTGGGGATTCGCTTTGTGGGGAAAGTCAACGCCGAAATTTTGGCCCAAAACTTCCCGACTTTAGGGCAGCTCCAGAACGCAACCTTTGCCCAATTGCAAGGGGTTTACGGCATTGGTGAAGAAATTGCCCAATCTGTCGTTGATTGGTTTCGGGTAGATGGGAACCAGCAACTCATCGCTAAGTTGCAATTGGCAGGCTTAAATTTTGCCCAAACCCAAACTGTCAGCAGTCAAAGCAATAGTCATATTGCCGGAAAAACCTTTGTTATCACAGGCACACTCCCGACCCTCAAACGCACCGAGGCCGCCGACAAGATCAAAGCCGCTGGGGGTAAGGTGACGGGTTCGATTAGTAAAAATACTGATTACCTAGTGGCGGGGGAAAACGCCGGTTCGAAGCTAGAAAAAGCTCGGCAATTGGGAGTTCAAGAACTTACAGAATCTGAATTACTTGATCTAATGGGCTAGCCATCTCTAGGGCTGCTTTCTCAGCACAAAAAAGGCCGCTCAATCGCGGCCCATGGAAATCGTTTGAAGTCTCAGAAGAATTTAGAGGCTGGCCCCCAGACCCACTGGACAGCTCACCCCTGTACCACCAAGACCGCAGTAGCCGCCTGGGTTTTTCGCAAGGTATTGCTGATGGTATTCTTCGGCGTAATAAAATTCCGGTGCTGTCAAGATTTCTGTCGTAATCTCTCCGTGGCCTTGGGCTTTGAGAGCAGTTTGGTACGCTTGACGTGAGTTTTCGGCTAGCTGTTTTTGAGCGTCAGAATAAGTGTAAATTCCAGAACGATACTGCGTTCCCACATCGTTCCCCTGGCGCATCCCTTGGGTGGGATTATGGCTTTCCCAGAAGACTTTTAGCAGTGTTTCGTAGGACACTTGGCTCGGATCGTAGGCGACTAAAACCACTTCATTGTGCCCTGTCATCCCCGAACAGACTTCTTGGTAGGTGGGATTCGGCGTGTGGCCAGCAGCATAGCCCACTGCGGTGCTGTAAACCCCGGGTGTTTGCCAAAATTTGCGCTCTGCCCCCCAAAAACAACCTAAACCAAACATTGCTAACTCGATACCTGCGGGAAAGGGAGCCGCGATGGGATTACCGTTCACAAAGTGTTGGCTAGGGATCGGCATTTTCTGGGTGCGGCCAGGCAGTGCCTCTTGGGGGGTAGGTATTTGAGTCTTTTTACCGAGCAAACCAAAAAACATAAAATTCAACTTCTCAGGGTAGTGACTGCCTTGATTGTAGACAAAAAAGCCAGAGGACAGGGTGATCGCATTTTTGGGGAAGCACCGGAGGGGGCGATCGCTTTCTGATAAAATTCTATAGAATCTTAAAAAAACGTTACTTAACCGGAATTTAAATGAATTTACTGGTGGTCGGTGCTACTGGCACATTAGGCAGGCAAGTCGCGCGACGGGCATTGGATGAAGGGCATCAGGTACGCTGTCTGGTTCGAAATCCCCGTAAAGCTTCTTTTCTTAAAGAGTGGGGCGCAGAACTCATCGGCGGAAATTTATGCCAGCCCGAATCTTTAGTCCCCGCCCTCGAAGGCATTGACGCAATTATCGATGCGGCCACCGCCCGGCCAACGGATTCCATCGGTGTTAAGGAAGTCGACTGGGAAGGTCAGGTCAACTTGATCAAAGCTGCCAAGGAAGCCGGGGTTGATCGTTTTATTTTCTTTTCGATCATTAACGCTGAGCAGCACCGTGAAGTGCCCTTGATGGATGCAAAATATTGCGTCGAAGAGTACCTCAAGGAAGTGGGATTGAACTACACTATTCTGCGCTTAAGTGGCTTCATGCAAGGATTGATCGCTCAATATGCAATCCCTATTCTCGAAAATCAAGCGGTCTGGATCACGGGAGAAAGTTCGCCGATCGCCTATATGAATACCCAAGATATTGCGAAGTTTGCGGTACAGGCCCTAAAGGTACCAGCCGCAGAAAAACAAACCTTCCCTGTGGTCGGAACCCGTGCCTGGAAAGGAGAAGAAGTGATCGCCATCTGTGAGCGTTATTCTGGGCAAACCGCCAGCATCGCTCGACTGTCTCTGGGTTTTTTGCGCTTGATGCGTCGGGTGACTCGTTTCTTCCAGTGGGGGCAAAATGCCTCAGATCGTTTGGCCTTCGCTGAAGTGATGGCTACCGGAAAACCTTTGGACGCTCCCATGGAAGAAGTCTACAAAGCCCTTGAGCTCGACCCGGCTGAAACCACGACCCTAGAGAGCTAT
The nucleotide sequence above comes from [Synechococcus] sp. NIES-970. Encoded proteins:
- a CDS encoding hypothetical protein (conserved hypothetical protein (Ycf39)), producing MNLLVVGATGTLGRQVARRALDEGHQVRCLVRNPRKASFLKEWGAELIGGNLCQPESLVPALEGIDAIIDAATARPTDSIGVKEVDWEGQVNLIKAAKEAGVDRFIFFSIINAEQHREVPLMDAKYCVEEYLKEVGLNYTILRLSGFMQGLIAQYAIPILENQAVWITGESSPIAYMNTQDIAKFAVQALKVPAAEKQTFPVVGTRAWKGEEVIAICERYSGQTASIARLSLGFLRLMRRVTRFFQWGQNASDRLAFAEVMATGKPLDAPMEEVYKALELDPAETTTLESYLQEYFSRIMQKLKEIDYEKNKNKKKKGGKKKPNIRTPF
- the msrA gene encoding protein-methionine-S-oxide reductase, which translates into the protein MFFGLLGKKTQIPTPQEALPGRTQKMPIPSQHFVNGNPIAAPFPAGIELAMFGLGCFWGAERKFWQTPGVYSTAVGYAAGHTPNPTYQEVCSGMTGHNEVVLVAYDPSQVSYETLLKVFWESHNPTQGMRQGNDVGTQYRSGIYTYSDAQKQLAENSRQAYQTALKAQGHGEITTEILTAPEFYYAEEYHQQYLAKNPGGYCGLGGTGVSCPVGLGASL
- the ligA gene encoding DNA ligase, NAD-dependent, with the translated sequence MSDAIETRLTQLRSQLQKAAYAYYVLDAPFMEDAVYDQLYRELADLEAQYPQLITPDSPTQRVGDKPASQFTSVKHNIPLYSLENAFDFGELSQWEQKWQRALEGEVPHHSDYVCELKIDGSAIALTYENGLLVRGVTRGDGVTGEDITANIRTIRTIPLRLNLKNPPPIVEVRGEAFLPLDTFEKINQEREKAGENLFANPRNAAAGTLRQLDARIVADRKLDFFAYTLHLPETEVQAQPMTQWKALELLQKMGFRVNPNRELCSDLQAVKTYFEKWDDGRKKLSYLTDGVVVKLNDFALQQALGFTQKFPRWAIALKYAAEEAPTVVKEIIVNVGRTGAVTPMAVMEPVQLAGTIVQRATLHNADRIQELDIRVGDTVVIRKAGEIIPEVLRVLPDLRPEKAIAYEFPQHCPECGSALVRPQGEVVARCVNSSCPAILRGSLVHWASRDALDIQGLGEKNVILLIDHGLVHSIADIYDLTVTQIEALPRLGQKSAEKLVEAIASSKNQDYARVLYGLGIRFVGKVNAEILAQNFPTLGQLQNATFAQLQGVYGIGEEIAQSVVDWFRVDGNQQLIAKLQLAGLNFAQTQTVSSQSNSHIAGKTFVITGTLPTLKRTEAADKIKAAGGKVTGSISKNTDYLVAGENAGSKLEKARQLGVQELTESELLDLMG
- a CDS encoding TPR domain containing protein, whose translation is MASNITEKYYRPRLWIYGLSGLLFILAGGLLLMPRFDRWLVARQTAAAAQTQAQETVDPTIALLEKDQQSYEIWLEKEPTNERALRGLLDTSLKLDDLTAAATALEGLAQVHSENADYLVLLGQVKQEAKDYEGAAATYRKILLTDPTHINALQGMVDLLLVQNRPEGAIELLQTTLREMGQLTEEETIEIDPQKVTSIQLMLGQIYAAQKRFGEAIAIYDQAASVNKTDFRPILAKAIVLKNQGNEAAAKPFFLNAIALAPATYKDQIKDMAVLSEADLKTLETLSPVETEATPETAPPE